A stretch of DNA from Candidatus Nanopelagicales bacterium:
GCTCCCACGTCGAACCCGATCGAGCGTACTTCGCCGCTATTGGATTCGTACCGTCCGCCAGCAAGGTCATGAAACCCCCCTCGAACGGAACGAGTGCCCCATAGAGGAAAGAAGACATCTGGTCGATGCCACGCTCCCAGCCGAGGTCGGGCTCTAACTCAGCTCCGGTCTGGACGTCAAGCACGCGCGGTATCGTCAGGTAGTTCGCGAGTATCTCGTCGTCCGAGTAGAAATCTACAACGAACAGTGTCTTTGAGTCCGGTGACCATAGCCCGCCTCCCATCAGCCACCGGCTTTCGGCGAAGACCTTCGTCTCCCGGCCCGTCTTTAGGTCGAGCAAGTAGTTCTCGAAAGGAATCGTCTGCTGCCACTGAGCGGGATAGAGGTCGTTTGCGCTCTTGGTCCGCGTGTAGAAGGCATACCTGCCGTCTGGAGAGCCCGAAATGGAAATGAGCCGGTCATGATTGTTCGTAAGCCTCGTCGTCTTCCCTCCCGCGAGGTCGACCCTGAACAGCCTCGTCGGCGTATCGCTGTAATCCGTCACCTCGTACGTATGGTCATTCGGATCTCCTCCCTTAGTGCGGCCGGGAGCCGTGTACAGGATGGCGTCCGAAGCTGACCATGAGAGCCCCGTGATGCCGTTCCGGGCCGACGACACGGAGGAAGCTGAACCTTTGCTGACGTCCAGGAACCAGGCCTGGGGCAGGCCTTTTGAATCGCTCATGAAGGCGAGCCGCTTCCCGTCCGGAGACCACGCGACTTGTGAGATCGAGCTCACGCCCTTCGGCGTCACCTGCCTTGAGGCCCCACTGGCGAAATCCACCAGGAACAGATCTCCTCCGTCCTTGACCCATGCGACCGTCGAGCCATCCGGCGACATTCTGAACTCGCTATAGCTCTCACGGTCGAGGATGTCGTCGTTAGTTAGCGCCTGCTTGCCGCTTATCCGCAGCGGCTTCCCACTTGGATCATCGAGCTTCACCGATTCCTGTTCCTGTGTCTTCGCGCACCCCACCAGGAAGAGAAGGGACAGAGCAAGCAGGAAGATCCCAACGACAGCACCACGTCGTCTGGCTTCCGTGCGTGGACTCATGACAACTCCTATCACCGTTTCGCGGGCACTTCTCGTGATGCTCGCCGATCACTTGTCGCTCAGGATCCGGAGGACATACTCTATCTCTATCTCAAGGTCCTCCCCGGTTCCCGACCTGATCGCGTTCGCGAGACTCATCGGGAGCTCCTGAGTCGGCTGATACCTCCCTTGCCATCATGACTGTCTATCTGAATCTGCTTGTCTATGTCTAGAGATCGGCGTGCCTCACCTATTTTGAGCGCGTGACCGCCTGTTGGGGGAAGGCTTGCCTGTTATGGAAGGCAAGATCGATATGGCCGCGAGACGGCAAATGACGAACAAGCTGCGCACCCAGTACCGAACGGCATCGAGGGCGGAGAGGGGCGAGATCCTGGACCGGGTGGTGGACACCACGGGGATGGGCCGCTCGACGGCCCGGCGGATGCTGACCGGCCCGAGGCTGGTGAACCCGGCCGAGCAGGTCGACGGGCGCACGCTGCGGCCGCGAGCCTACGGTGACGACGTGGCCTCCAAAGCCAGCTCGGCCGGCGTGAATGGACGACCCCGGCCCGAGCGTAAGGCAGAGACCGTTACCGTTTCCACCAGACAGGAATCCTAAGGCGGGCACGTTCCATGCGACCTTCGGCGCTCGACCGGCGCGCCTTCATCACTCGGACCCAGAGCCAGAACGGTGGTGACGACGCCATGACAGCAGCGGAGCTACCTTCCCAGGTGTTGCTGGCTGGACGCCGGTGGGATGAGCGATTGGGGGCGGCCCGCCGCGGCGCCTCACTTGGTGCCGCGCCGACAGTCGCGCCGGGCGACAGCCTTGCAGCCGGTGACAGTGAACGCGGCCGCTGCACGGGTGTCGATCAACGGCTGCCCGAGGTCGACGAGTTGGTCAAGTGGCGGGAAGTGATCGACCCTGACGACGCGGGGCTGTTCGCCAAGCGGTTGGAGTGGGAGGGGTTGACGCCAGATGACGCGCGGCGGATGCTGGCTGGCGCGGACGGAAATGCTGACGCCAGCGCGGACGCTCCGCGAGATTCGACCGCAGCCTGCCCCGCGCGGCCGCAGTGGTGGGGCGTCCTGCATTGGATCTCCCGGACGTGTCGTGATTCGGCGGCCACACCAATCAGCGACGACGACTGGCTGGCAAGTGTCGAGGACTCGATGCCCGCAGCTGTCGCCCCGGTTCCGTTCAGCTGCCTGCTGTGGCCGGTGGCACATGAGGCGTGGCGACGGCTGCAAGCCGACGATCCGAGCCTGGGGGTGTTGAGCCGCGAGGCTGTGGTCGAGGTTCAGCGGGACCTCGTCGGTCGGATGTCCGCCATCGCGGCTAGAGCCTTGATGGTGGAGTTCTCGGCCGACCGGACCTGTGGAAACGCGTTCCTGCTGTCGTTGGGCGCCTCCCGCACTGATCGTGGCCGGTCCCGGTACGCCGAGTACTGTCGGCAGCACGCCAGCGAAGGGATGACTGGTTTGCTCACGGAGTTCCCGGTGCTTGGCAGACTGTTGGCCAACGTCGTCCTGACTTGGCAACGGACGAATCGCGAGTTGTGCCGTCGGCTGGTGTCCGACGAGGCGGATCTGGCGCAGGCGTTCGGAGCGTCGGTCCCCGTCCGAGTGAACTGGCTGAGGACAGGGGCTGGCGACACGCACTGCGGCGGGCGTTCTGTCGCCGTCCTGGGCTTGAACAGTCCAGACGGTGGGGTGTCGGTGGCCTACAAGCCGAAGGACATGAGGATCGAAGTCGAGTACCACGCCCTTGCGTCTTGGTTCGTTGAGGGTGAGCATGCGCGCCCAGTGGTCAAGGTCGTCGCGGTCGGGGACAGCTACGGCTATGCCTCAGCGGTCGAGCACGTTCCGGCACGCACGCCGGCAGAGCTTGAAGACTTCTACCGAAATGCCGGGCGGCTACTGGCACTGCTTCACTTCCTGGGTGCCACAGACGCTCATTTCGAGAACCTCATAGCCAACGGATCCCGGCTGGTTCTGATAGACCCCGAGACACTGTTCGAGGGTCGCCTGCATGCCCTGCCAGGCACCCCGGAGGGCGGCGCGGAAGGTCGAGCCGAGGGCGGCGCGCCACCGGACGGTCGCCTCGACCATGACGTGATGACTTCGGTGTTGCGCATCGGGCTGCTGCCCTCCTGGCACGTTGACGCACTCGCCGCCCGCGCGTCCGACATCAGCGCCCTGGGAACCGAGCAGTACCCGGTGGAAGCAACCCTCATCAGTCCGGGTTGGGTGAACGCGAACACCGACGCGATGGCGTGGGGCCGTGCCTCGTTCTCAGCCCAGGCGATCGCCAGCCTGCCAGTCGGACTCGGAAGCGCCAACCCGCTCGCCAGCCATATCGGAGCGTTGGTGGAAGGCTTCACGGACGGATATCGCCATGCGACAGACCCGTCACACCGCGACGAACTGACGAGGCGGATGCGGGCGTTCGCCGGCTTGCGTCGGCGAATCGTCGTGCGCGCCACTCAGACCTACATGAATCTGATGCTGCGCTGCGTATCCCCGGAACGCTTGCGGTCGGCCAACGATCGCGGGTTCGAACTCGACCGGTTGGGTCGCAGCGCCCTGATTGCCGAGGAACCATCAGTGCAGTGGCAACTGTTCCACGCCGAATTGCACGACCTGGAGAACCTCGACGTCCCCTTCTTCTCCTACCCACTCGGCTCTACCAGTGTGATCGCGTCTGATCGGACCATCCCGGACGCTCTGGTCGAGGACGGACTGGCGCAAGCCCTGGCCAGGGTGAGGCAGGCGTCCGAATCCGACCTGTCGTGGCAGGTCGAGTTGATCCGGGCTGCCGTTGGCGCCCGCAGCTTCGGCATGTCAGCCAAGGAGGCGCCAAATGGGTCACCGTCCGGGCCGGATGCGACAACTGACCCCACCGCGATCAGCGACGCTTTGGCCCAGATCCTCGCGGCCATCGAAGTGGGCGCCCTGCGGGACGAGCAAAGCAACAGCACATGGCTGGTTCTCAATCCGATCGGCGATGGGACACAGATCCAGCTCGGGTTGATGGACGCGGGGCTTTACTCCGGGCGGGCTGGGCTGATGGTGTTTCTTGGCGAGTTGGCCCGGCTGTTCCGGGCCGATCCCCAGGTGGCGGAGCGGGCGCGTTCGCTGGCAGAAGCGGGTTGGCGAGCCATCACGTCGGAGTTGTTGGACCGCCCGCCCTACGACGCGTTCCGCCAACTGCGTGATCTTGGGTTGGGCTTCACAGGGGTCGGCGGGCTGCTGCGGGCGTTGGCGGTCCCCACCGCTTCCGTGACGGATTCCGATGCGCATCGAATCCGATCCCTGATCCTCGATGGGATGATCTCGGGGTTGATCGACAAAGACATGATGTTCGACTTCATGGCGGGAGCGGCTGGCGCGGTGGCTCCGCTGGCGGCGTTGCAGGGATCGTGGCCAGATGACCGGGTCAAGGCGGCCGTCCGGATGCTCGCAGATCACCTGCTCGCCCACCAAGACACACGCTCGGGCAGCTGGGTCACGCCCATAGCCCCGCGTGCGCTCACTGGGTTGAGCCATGGGGCCAGTGGCTTCGGCCTCGCATTGCTGCAAGCCGGGTCGCTGCTCGAAGACGAGCGCTGCGTCGAAGCGAGTGCGGCAGCGTTCGGCTTCGAACGACGGTTGTTGGATCGGGAGCAAGACAACTGGCCTGACCTGCGGTCGAACCCGACCGCAGGCGGGTTCATGGTGGCTTGGTGTCATGGAGCGGCGGGCATCGCGCTCGCGCGGTCGAACGCGCTGGCGCTCATGCCTGACCATTCGCTCGCCGAGCAATGGCGTGAGGACCTGGACATCGCCATTCGCAAGACGGCTCATGCGCCACAGCGCGAACTTGACCACTTGTGTTGTGGCAACGCGGGCCGGGCCGCGATCTTGCGCGGGCTGGGTCGTAGACATGGTTGGCCCGAATCCGAGGCTGCCGCCGACTCGATCACGAAGGCGATGTTGGCCCGGTGGCGCGCCACCGGGCAATTCCACCTCAATGACCTCGGCACCGGAACAACGGTCGGCCGCGCGGGTTTGATGACCGGCCTGGCGGGCATCGGCTTGCACCTATTGGGTGAATACGATCGCTGCAACCTCCTGGACCTGCTAGCGTGACGGGCGGTTCGGGGTGACAATCTCCCCGTTGTTGAAGGGAGACAAGGTGACCGATCAAATCGCGGCCCTCATGGACGCCGCAGCCAGCGACGAGGCGTTGAAGGCGAAACTGACTGCCGCGAAGTCGATCGACGAAATCGTCGCCGTCGCGGCCGCCAACGGTTTCACTTTGACGAGCGACGATGTGGTGGCCGCGCTTGACGCGGAGCGCGAGGTCTCGGACGCCGAACTGGAAGGCGCGGCGGGTGGCGCCAAGTCCGGCCTTGGGGCGTACGCCATTTGCAGCGCGGGTTTCCAGCCAGAGCTGCTTCCGCCTGCGTGCAGGTAACCGGTCACCGGCTCAGCCCCTTCGGCGGCGGCGCGGCAAGTTGCTGCGATGTGCGCATGGGTCGCGATTGAGTTTGGTTTCGATCAGCGGATAGTTGGTGCGGCGTCTAACGCCGCTCGCTGCCTCAGCGAACGCGAGGGCGTCGCAATCCTCCCTCTGGTCGGGTTCGAAGTGCACCATGACGGTTCGGGGCGCACGGATCTGGCTCTTTTCACTCGGCAGGCTCCTGGCCGCCTTTGCCGTTATGGCAATGCCGAATTCGCCATTGCGGGCGATGACACCGTCGAAGTTGATCTGACTTCTGCGGCTCCCCGGGTCGCCGGAGTCTTTCATCAAGTCGCGTCCGCCACTTTGCCGCTGTCCTTGGCCCGGTTGGGGACGCCGGTGCTCGTCTCGTCAATGGTGGGACGTTCAGGTGAGCTGCGCCTGCTGTTCCCGGTGCCTGACCAGACCTCGTTGGTCGTTGCGGTCGACTCCCTCGCGGAACTTGGAGTCGGAGGACAGGTACTGGCGTCCATCAGCCACTGCGCCCCCCTCCTCACATCCGGCGGCTCGCTGCGAATAGGGAT
This window harbors:
- the lanM gene encoding type 2 lanthipeptide synthetase LanM — translated: MRPSALDRRAFITRTQSQNGGDDAMTAAELPSQVLLAGRRWDERLGAARRGASLGAAPTVAPGDSLAAGDSERGRCTGVDQRLPEVDELVKWREVIDPDDAGLFAKRLEWEGLTPDDARRMLAGADGNADASADAPRDSTAACPARPQWWGVLHWISRTCRDSAATPISDDDWLASVEDSMPAAVAPVPFSCLLWPVAHEAWRRLQADDPSLGVLSREAVVEVQRDLVGRMSAIAARALMVEFSADRTCGNAFLLSLGASRTDRGRSRYAEYCRQHASEGMTGLLTEFPVLGRLLANVVLTWQRTNRELCRRLVSDEADLAQAFGASVPVRVNWLRTGAGDTHCGGRSVAVLGLNSPDGGVSVAYKPKDMRIEVEYHALASWFVEGEHARPVVKVVAVGDSYGYASAVEHVPARTPAELEDFYRNAGRLLALLHFLGATDAHFENLIANGSRLVLIDPETLFEGRLHALPGTPEGGAEGRAEGGAPPDGRLDHDVMTSVLRIGLLPSWHVDALAARASDISALGTEQYPVEATLISPGWVNANTDAMAWGRASFSAQAIASLPVGLGSANPLASHIGALVEGFTDGYRHATDPSHRDELTRRMRAFAGLRRRIVVRATQTYMNLMLRCVSPERLRSANDRGFELDRLGRSALIAEEPSVQWQLFHAELHDLENLDVPFFSYPLGSTSVIASDRTIPDALVEDGLAQALARVRQASESDLSWQVELIRAAVGARSFGMSAKEAPNGSPSGPDATTDPTAISDALAQILAAIEVGALRDEQSNSTWLVLNPIGDGTQIQLGLMDAGLYSGRAGLMVFLGELARLFRADPQVAERARSLAEAGWRAITSELLDRPPYDAFRQLRDLGLGFTGVGGLLRALAVPTASVTDSDAHRIRSLILDGMISGLIDKDMMFDFMAGAAGAVAPLAALQGSWPDDRVKAAVRMLADHLLAHQDTRSGSWVTPIAPRALTGLSHGASGFGLALLQAGSLLEDERCVEASAAAFGFERRLLDREQDNWPDLRSNPTAGGFMVAWCHGAAGIALARSNALALMPDHSLAEQWREDLDIAIRKTAHAPQRELDHLCCGNAGRAAILRGLGRRHGWPESEAAADSITKAMLARWRATGQFHLNDLGTGTTVGRAGLMTGLAGIGLHLLGEYDRCNLLDLLA
- a CDS encoding Nif11-like leader peptide family RiPP precursor, which produces MTDQIAALMDAAASDEALKAKLTAAKSIDEIVAVAAANGFTLTSDDVVAALDAEREVSDAELEGAAGGAKSGLGAYAICSAGFQPELLPPACR